A single window of Camarhynchus parvulus chromosome 9, STF_HiC, whole genome shotgun sequence DNA harbors:
- the DIPK2A gene encoding divergent protein kinase domain 2A, with the protein MLRLVSLKLGRLYRYVKLAVLGSLAAALVLNTHSLLASLQRNELSERRFLQLNKCPACWGTSWCRKFLNGQLRLESWGRLRLLDFFNVKNVYFARYGEPREGSRRVVLKRLGSAQELADIDTKICRRATGRGRCDLLQALPATEFASLNGDVRLLTPGAVEGWSDLVHCPSQRLLDRLVRRYAETKDSGSFLLRNLKDSERMQLLITLAFNPEPLVLQSFPSDEGWPFAKYLGACGRMVAVNYVGEELWSYFNAPWEKRVDLAWQLMEIAEQLTNNDFEFALYLLDVSFDNFAVGPRDGKVIIVDAENVLVADKRLIRQNKPENWDVWYESKFDDCDKEACLSFSKEILCARVTVDHNYYAICQNLLSRHATWRGTSGGLLHHPPAEIAKEGRLEALLDECANPKKRYGRFQAAKELREYLAQLSNNVR; encoded by the exons ATGCTGCGGCTGGTGTCGCTGAAGTTGGGGCGGCTGTACCGCTACGTGAAGCTGGCggtgctgggcagcctggcGGCGGCGCTGGTGCTGAACACGCACTCGCTGCTGGCCTCGCTGCAGCGCAACGAGCTGTCGGAGCGGCGCTTCTTGCAGCTCAATAAGTGCCCGGCCTGCTGGGGCACCAGCTGGTGCCGCAAGTTCCTCAACGGGCAGCTGcggctggagagctggggccGCCTGCGCCTGCTGGACTTCTTCAACGTGAAGAACGTGTACTTCGCGCGGTACGGGGAGCCCCGCGAGGGCTCCCGCCGCGTCGTGCTGAAGCGCCTGGGCTCGGCGCAGGAGCTCGCCGACATCGACACCAAAATCTGCCGCCGCGCCACCGGCAGGGGCCGCTGCGACCTGCTGCAGGCGCTGCCCGCCACCGAGTTCGCCAGCCTGAACGGCGACGTGCGGCTGCTCACCCCCGGCGCCGTGGAGGGCTGGTCCGACCTGGTGCACTGCCCCTCGCAGCGCCTGCTCGACCGCCTGGTGCGCCGCTACGCCGAGACCAAGGACTCGGGCAGCTTCCTGCTGCGCAACCTGAAGGACTCGGAGCGCATGCAGCTGCTCATCACCCTCGCCTTCAACCCCGAGCCGCTGGTGCTGCAG AGCTTTCCATCTGACGAGGGTTGGCCCTTTGCAAAGTACTTGGGAGCATGTGGAAGGATGGTGGCTGTCAACTACgtgggagaggagctgtggagTTACTTCAATGCACCATGGGAGAAACGAGTGGATCTGGCCTGGCAATTAATGGAAATAGCTGAGCAGCTGACAAATAATGACTTTGAATTTGCACTCTACCTCCTTGATGTCAGCTTTGACAACTTTGCAGTGGGACCGAGAGATGGGAAAGTTATCATTGTAGATGCAGAAAACGTTCTGGTGGCAGACAAAAGGTTGATCAGACAGA ATAAACCTGAGAACTGGGACGTGTGGTACGAGAGCAAGTTTGACGACTGTGATAAAGAAGCTTGTCTGTCCTTCTCTAAGGAGATCCTTTGTGCTCGAGTCACTGTGGACCACAACTATTACGCCATTTGTCAGAACCTTTTGTCCAGACACGCCACGTGGCGGGGCACCTCGGGGGGGCTCCTGCACCACCCCCCAGCTGAGATTGCCAAAGAGGGGCGCCTGGAGGCCCTGCTGGATGAGTGTGCCAACCCAAAGAAGAGATACGGCCGATTCCAGGCCGCCAAGGAGCTGCGGGAGTACCTGGCACAGCTCAGTAACAACGTCAGGTAG